From the Neoarius graeffei isolate fNeoGra1 chromosome 1, fNeoGra1.pri, whole genome shotgun sequence genome, one window contains:
- the c1ql4l gene encoding LOW QUALITY PROTEIN: complement component 1, q subcomponent-like 4 like (The sequence of the model RefSeq protein was modified relative to this genomic sequence to represent the inferred CDS: substituted 1 base at 1 genomic stop codon), which translates to MKDSRILIEEEEEAFICHIPTQAHTHTQSSGQPCCSARRAVGALKTTVQTLQAQVVTLPQETNDRKVAFSASLLASGEGHTGPYTSVSSPLIYKKVFTNIGNGYNAETGTFTAPVKGVYYFWFYAHCHTGNRMAVSLYKNGNXQCSVFSQRPYTNGNASNGIVLTLEEGDEIYTKLWDNSWVFDDPASYTSFGGFLLFPL; encoded by the exons ATGAAAGACTCCAGG ATTttgattgaagaagaagaagaagcctttatttgtcacatccccactcaagcacacacacatactcagagcagtgggcagccatgctgcaGCGCCCggcgagcagttggag CTCTGAAGACAACAGTCCAAACTTTACAGGCTCAAGTCGTGACTCTGCCGCAAGAAACCAATG ACAGGAAGGTCGCCTTTTCAGCATCGCTTTTAGCTTCTGGAGAGGGACATACCGGACCTTACACTTCTGTCTCGTCCCCATTAATCTACAAAAAAGTCTTCACCAACATCGGAAATGGCTATAACGCAGAAACAG GGACTTTTACAGCACCAGTGAAAGGAGTTTACTATTTCTGGTTCTACGCTCACTGTCACACCGGCAACAGAATGGCAGTCAGTCTGTATAAAAATGGAAATTGACAGTGCTCGGTGTTTTCCCAGAGGCCCTACACTAACGGCAACGCCAGCAATGGGATTGTGTTAACTCTAGAAGAAGGAGATGAGATATACACGAAGCTTTGGGATAATAGCTGGGTTTTTGATGATCCAGCAAGCTACACCAGTTTTGGAGGATTTTTACTTTTCCCTCTGTGA
- the LOC132891141 gene encoding cysteine and glycine-rich protein 1-like has protein sequence MPLGGGNKCGCCQKAVYFAEEVQCDGRHFHKSCFLCTVCRKNLDSTTVATHENEVYCKSCYSKKYGPKGYGYGAGAGTLSMDKGESLGIKHEVDLPHQPTSNQNTSKFAQKFGGSDMCPRCSKSVYAAEKIIGAGASWHKSCFRCAKCGKGLESTTMTDKDGEIYCKGCYAKSFGPKGFGFGQGAGALAHSQ, from the exons ATGCCTCTTGGTGGTGGAAACAAGTGTGGCTGCTGTCAGAAGGCCGTCTACTTTGCAGAGGAAGTTCAGTGTGATGGACGGCATTTCCATAAATCATGCTTCCTGTGTA CGGTCTGCCGGAAGAACCTAGATAGCACGACTGTGGCTACCCATGAAAACGAGGTCTACTGCAAGTCCTGCTACAGCAAGAAATACGGCCCAAAAGGATATGGGTACGGCGCGGGTGCTGGGACGCTGAGCATGGACAAAGGAGAGTCTCTGGGAATCAAACATGAAGT TGATCTGCCGCACCAGCCCACCAGCAACCAGAACACGTCCAAGTTTGCCCAGAAGTTTGGCGGTTCTGATATGTGCCCTCGCTGTAGCAAATCTGTGTACGCAGCCGAGAAGATCATCGGAGCAGGAGCG TCATGGCATAAGAGCTGTTTCCGCTGTGCTAAATGTGGGAAGGGGCTCGAATCCACCACCATGACGGACAAAGATGGAGAAATCTACTGCAAAG GTTGCTATGCTAAAAGCTTTGGGCCAAAAGGGTTTGGGTTTGGCCAAGGAGCTGGAGCTCTCGCTCATTCTCAGTAA